A single Curtobacterium sp. MCJR17_020 DNA region contains:
- a CDS encoding UDP-N-acetylglucosamine 1-carboxyvinyltransferase has translation MSDTTTVVSPATPASAAPLREVGALIRGARKGRSMTQAQLAERVGTSQSAINRIEQGGQNLSLEMLTRISDALDQRIVSIGGAPQRAHLRVQGGRKLSGSIAVNSSKNAAVALLCASLLNRGVTRLHKVARIVEVDRIIDVLRSLGASVTWSEDGETLEIVAPSDLHLDAIDADAARRTRSVLMFLGPLSGRYESFRLPYAGGCDLGTRTVEPHLIALRPFGVDVEATSGWYEVGVANQDVPTKSVVLTERGDTVTENAILAAAARDGETVIRNASPNYMVQDLCFFLELLGVQIEGIGTTTLRITGKSRIDEVVDYWPSEDPVEAMSLLTAGIVTDSTLTVTRAPIEFLEIELATLAEMGLRFDVTDEYPAANGRTRLVDITVHPSELHAPIDKIHAMPFPGLNIDNLPFFVVIAAMAEGTTLVHDWVYEGRAIHLLDLTRLGASVTLRDPHRLDVTGPTHFSGAEISCPPALRPAVVILLAMLAAKGESVLRNVGIIARGYEQLQERLNSLGASIETFHD, from the coding sequence ATGTCCGACACCACCACCGTCGTCTCGCCGGCCACCCCGGCATCCGCCGCCCCGCTCCGCGAGGTCGGTGCCCTCATCCGGGGCGCCCGCAAGGGCCGCAGCATGACCCAGGCGCAGCTGGCCGAACGCGTCGGCACCAGCCAGAGCGCGATCAACCGCATCGAACAGGGCGGGCAGAACCTGTCCCTCGAGATGCTCACCCGCATCAGCGACGCCCTCGACCAGCGGATCGTCTCGATCGGCGGCGCCCCGCAGCGTGCCCACCTGCGCGTGCAGGGCGGCCGGAAGCTCAGCGGGTCCATCGCCGTCAACTCGAGCAAGAACGCCGCCGTCGCGCTGCTCTGTGCCTCGCTGCTCAACCGCGGCGTCACCCGCCTGCACAAGGTCGCCCGGATCGTCGAGGTCGACCGGATCATCGACGTGCTCCGCAGCCTCGGCGCGAGCGTCACGTGGTCCGAGGACGGCGAGACCCTCGAGATCGTCGCACCGTCCGACCTGCACCTCGACGCGATCGACGCCGACGCCGCCCGCCGCACCCGCAGCGTCCTGATGTTCCTCGGCCCGCTCAGCGGCCGGTACGAGTCCTTCCGGCTGCCGTACGCCGGTGGCTGCGACCTCGGCACCCGCACGGTCGAGCCGCACCTCATCGCGCTGCGCCCCTTCGGCGTCGACGTCGAGGCGACCTCCGGATGGTACGAGGTCGGCGTCGCGAACCAGGACGTCCCCACGAAGTCCGTCGTCCTCACCGAGCGCGGCGACACGGTCACCGAGAACGCGATCCTCGCCGCGGCCGCCCGCGACGGCGAGACCGTCATCCGCAACGCCAGCCCCAACTACATGGTGCAGGACCTCTGCTTCTTCCTCGAGCTGCTCGGGGTGCAGATCGAGGGCATCGGCACCACGACGCTCCGCATCACCGGCAAGAGCCGCATCGACGAGGTCGTGGACTACTGGCCGAGCGAGGACCCGGTCGAGGCGATGAGCCTGCTGACCGCCGGCATCGTCACCGACTCCACGCTCACCGTCACGCGTGCACCGATCGAGTTCCTCGAGATCGAGCTCGCGACCCTGGCCGAGATGGGCCTGCGGTTCGACGTCACCGACGAGTACCCCGCCGCGAACGGTCGTACCCGCCTCGTCGACATCACCGTGCACCCGTCCGAGCTGCACGCCCCGATCGACAAGATCCACGCCATGCCGTTCCCCGGGTTGAACATCGACAACCTGCCGTTCTTCGTGGTCATCGCCGCGATGGCCGAGGGAACCACGCTCGTGCACGACTGGGTGTACGAGGGCCGGGCGATCCACCTGCTCGACCTGACCCGCCTCGGCGCGAGCGTCACCCTGCGCGACCCGCACCGCCTCGACGTCACCGGACCGACGCACTTCTCCGGTGCCGAGATCAGCTGCCCGCCAGCACTCCGACCCGCGGTGGTCATCCTGCTGGCGATGCTCGCGGCGAAGGGTGAGAGCGTCCTGCGCAACGTGGGCATCATCGCCCGCGGCTACGAGCAGCTCCAGGAGCGCCTCAACTCCCTCGGCGCGTCCATCGAGACGTTCCACGACTGA
- a CDS encoding flagellar biosynthetic protein FliO, with amino-acid sequence MDTLLITLRVALSLGVVLALMWVLHRASKKRFAGKTSGRRAATVEVVGRQGLGGKASVVVVDVEGERLVLGVSEQGVNLLRSGQAPAPELTIVTGPVQLPVHPAPSADAFGQELALQTDATTSLQARPERRGRVDPEPAGGAHLPSDRTEATAQPLPMRPRNRRPQRTTVPTAQQLQGSILSVDTWRQAAAALRNRRVG; translated from the coding sequence GTGGACACCCTCCTCATCACGCTCCGCGTCGCGCTGTCGCTCGGCGTCGTGCTCGCCCTCATGTGGGTGCTGCACCGTGCCAGCAAGAAGCGCTTCGCCGGCAAGACCTCCGGACGCCGTGCGGCGACCGTCGAGGTCGTCGGTCGCCAGGGCCTCGGCGGCAAGGCGAGCGTCGTGGTGGTCGACGTCGAGGGGGAGCGTCTGGTGCTCGGGGTCTCCGAGCAGGGCGTCAACCTGTTGAGGAGCGGGCAGGCGCCCGCTCCAGAACTCACCATCGTGACCGGACCCGTGCAGCTGCCCGTGCATCCCGCCCCGTCGGCCGACGCGTTCGGTCAGGAACTGGCGCTGCAGACGGACGCCACCACGTCCCTCCAGGCACGGCCGGAGCGCCGCGGGCGCGTCGATCCGGAACCGGCTGGTGGGGCCCACCTCCCGTCCGACCGAACGGAAGCGACGGCGCAGCCCCTCCCGATGCGCCCCCGCAACCGCCGTCCGCAGCGCACTACCGTGCCGACCGCGCAGCAGCTGCAGGGCTCGATCCTGTCGGTCGACACCTGGCGGCAGGCGGCCGCCGCACTGCGGAACCGGCGGGTCGGGTGA
- a CDS encoding flagellar motor switch protein FliM yields the protein MTETLPAPEVYDFARPSTLAREHARVLELAFETFARQWGTQLTAKVRAVSQVTCEQVQMVTYDEYAASLPALTGMVLLPIADVVPKGVLQVPLDAALTWVSHALGASKPLPTPERTFTPIEQALVRKIVEDALDDLRYSFGGLLAHDVTAGGFQFNSQFAQAAQKGDLMIVAAFSIRVGDRVAPGTLALPAEAVLPQLGEAAAHVSPADAQALLDAQLAGVPVGVSLRFAPATVLPTQVLRLAVGDVLRLPHPQHRPLTIAVDGEPVGTAAVGANGSRLAGIVVTTTSTEQH from the coding sequence GTGACCGAGACCCTGCCAGCGCCCGAGGTGTACGACTTCGCGCGCCCGTCGACGCTCGCCCGCGAGCACGCCCGGGTCCTCGAGCTCGCGTTCGAGACCTTCGCGCGGCAGTGGGGCACGCAGCTCACCGCGAAGGTGCGTGCCGTCAGCCAGGTCACCTGCGAGCAGGTGCAGATGGTGACGTACGACGAGTACGCCGCCTCGCTGCCCGCGCTCACCGGCATGGTGCTGCTGCCGATCGCGGACGTCGTCCCGAAGGGCGTCCTGCAGGTCCCGCTCGACGCCGCGCTGACCTGGGTCTCGCACGCCCTCGGCGCCTCGAAGCCGCTGCCGACCCCGGAGCGCACCTTCACGCCCATCGAGCAGGCCCTCGTGCGCAAGATCGTCGAGGACGCCCTCGACGACCTCCGCTACTCGTTCGGCGGGTTGCTCGCGCACGACGTCACGGCTGGTGGCTTCCAGTTCAACTCGCAGTTCGCCCAGGCCGCCCAGAAGGGCGACCTGATGATCGTCGCGGCGTTCTCGATCCGCGTCGGCGACCGCGTCGCCCCCGGCACGCTCGCCCTGCCGGCCGAGGCCGTGCTGCCGCAGCTCGGCGAGGCCGCCGCCCACGTGTCGCCCGCCGACGCCCAGGCCCTGCTCGACGCGCAGCTCGCGGGCGTCCCCGTCGGCGTCAGCCTGCGCTTCGCCCCGGCGACGGTCCTGCCCACGCAGGTGCTCCGGCTCGCCGTCGGCGACGTCCTGCGGCTGCCGCACCCGCAGCACCGCCCCCTCACCATCGCGGTCGACGGTGAACCCGTCGGCACCGCCGCGGTCGGCGCGAACGGCTCGCGCCTCGCCGGCATCGTCGTCACCACCACGAGCACGGAGCAGCACTGA
- the fliN gene encoding flagellar motor switch protein FliN, translated as MTETTTLQTTAAESLAAQLPTAVPLGALLLPGGATPVVLEAATDAVVASFVGGLSADLALVLTDLEAVIAAGGTDNGIVAVTDVLRPSLEAAASVLGVGVLGEASRESAAALLADPDTVVFELTAGGVPSGWFGIRVREHGTVSAAAPVGVPAGNLGRINNVEMTLTVEIGRTRMSVRDVLGMEPGAVVELDRSAGAPADVLLNGRLIAHGEVVVVDQDYAVRITRILDVAESL; from the coding sequence ATGACCGAAACGACCACCCTCCAGACCACCGCGGCCGAGTCGCTCGCGGCGCAGCTCCCGACGGCGGTCCCGCTGGGTGCGCTGCTGCTGCCGGGAGGCGCGACCCCGGTCGTGCTCGAAGCGGCGACCGACGCCGTGGTCGCGTCGTTCGTCGGCGGCCTGTCGGCCGATCTGGCCCTCGTGCTCACCGACCTCGAGGCCGTCATCGCTGCCGGCGGTACCGACAACGGGATCGTGGCCGTCACCGACGTGCTGCGTCCGTCGCTCGAGGCCGCCGCGTCCGTGCTCGGCGTCGGGGTCCTCGGCGAGGCGAGCCGCGAGTCGGCAGCGGCGCTGCTGGCCGACCCCGACACGGTGGTGTTCGAGCTGACCGCCGGTGGTGTCCCGAGCGGCTGGTTCGGCATCCGGGTGCGCGAGCACGGCACGGTCTCGGCTGCCGCGCCCGTCGGGGTGCCCGCCGGCAACCTCGGCCGCATCAACAACGTCGAGATGACCCTGACCGTGGAGATCGGCCGCACCCGCATGTCGGTCCGCGACGTGCTCGGCATGGAGCCCGGCGCGGTCGTCGAACTCGACCGCAGCGCCGGCGCGCCCGCCGACGTCCTGCTGAACGGCCGCCTGATCGCGCACGGCGAGGTCGTCGTCGTCGACCAGGACTACGCCGTCCGGATCACCCGCATCCTCGACGTCGCCGAATCCCTCTGA
- a CDS encoding flagellar biosynthetic protein FliR has product MELAVNADRLEATMLAGVRLVAFFVIAPPFSYRAFPGTVKVILGLGLAIGVAPRVAVGYESLDTGPFLLALLTQLVVGLSLGFLVFLVFAAVQSAGALIDLFGGFTLAQAFDPQSQVNGAQFTRLFQMAALALLFTSGGYQLIVGGLVRSFDAVPLTGSFAVDGLAHLLVAAMSQMFLATLQIAGPLVVVLFLADVGLGLLTRVAPALNAFQMGFPIKIGLTVLFAGALFMALPSVVSSLTGDAVQAITGRG; this is encoded by the coding sequence ATGGAGCTCGCGGTCAACGCCGACCGTCTGGAGGCGACCATGCTCGCCGGCGTCCGGCTCGTGGCGTTCTTCGTGATCGCGCCGCCGTTCTCGTACCGGGCGTTCCCCGGCACCGTGAAGGTGATCCTCGGGCTCGGCCTGGCGATCGGCGTCGCCCCCCGCGTCGCCGTCGGCTACGAGTCGCTCGACACCGGGCCCTTCCTGCTCGCGCTGCTCACCCAGCTCGTCGTCGGGTTGTCGCTCGGCTTCCTGGTGTTCCTGGTGTTCGCCGCGGTGCAGTCGGCCGGTGCGCTCATCGACCTGTTCGGCGGGTTCACGCTCGCGCAGGCGTTCGACCCGCAGTCGCAGGTCAACGGCGCCCAGTTCACCCGGCTGTTCCAGATGGCGGCGCTCGCGCTCCTGTTCACCTCGGGCGGGTACCAGCTCATCGTCGGTGGGCTCGTGCGGTCGTTCGACGCCGTGCCGCTCACCGGCAGCTTCGCGGTCGACGGTCTGGCCCACCTGCTCGTGGCAGCGATGTCGCAGATGTTCCTGGCGACGCTGCAGATCGCCGGGCCGCTGGTGGTCGTGCTGTTCCTGGCCGATGTCGGCCTCGGCCTGCTCACCCGCGTCGCGCCGGCCCTCAACGCGTTCCAGATGGGGTTCCCGATCAAGATCGGGCTGACGGTCCTGTTCGCCGGAGCGCTCTTCATGGCCCTGCCCTCGGTGGTGTCGTCACTGACCGGCGACGCCGTCCAGGCGATCACGGGACGGGGGTGA
- a CDS encoding flagellar motor protein MotB codes for MSANPRGRGRGRAKKGHDEAEHPDERWMASYMDMITVLMCMFLVLFAMSTVDQEKYIALKNSLATGFGEVKSQKVDTASGTVVTKDQVEDGSGYSTDKSQADHSTASSGTKDTNVDPASTVVPVTATKQDLADAQKELDDLTAIEQAIKQNLAKAGQTANVQFTVDARGLIVRLVGSETYFGTNSADLSDQAKSIMDAIAPVLKTSHHDVSVEGHADQRNSTAPYATNWELSAARATGVLRDLVERGGMPGDHVQSVGFGSSRPLAKGGTDQDLALNRRVDIVVLSNADQDVSALMPALAKAQDGARQG; via the coding sequence ATGAGCGCCAACCCCCGGGGCCGTGGCCGTGGTCGTGCGAAGAAGGGCCACGACGAGGCCGAGCACCCCGACGAGCGCTGGATGGCGTCCTACATGGACATGATCACGGTGCTGATGTGCATGTTCCTGGTGCTGTTCGCCATGTCGACGGTCGACCAGGAGAAGTACATCGCCCTGAAGAACTCGCTCGCGACCGGCTTCGGCGAGGTGAAGTCGCAGAAGGTCGACACCGCCAGCGGCACGGTGGTGACGAAGGACCAGGTGGAGGACGGTTCCGGGTACTCGACCGACAAGTCGCAGGCCGACCACTCGACGGCGTCGTCCGGCACGAAGGACACCAACGTCGACCCCGCGTCGACCGTCGTGCCCGTGACCGCGACGAAGCAGGACCTCGCCGACGCCCAGAAGGAGCTGGACGACCTCACCGCGATCGAGCAGGCGATCAAGCAGAACCTCGCGAAGGCCGGCCAGACCGCGAACGTGCAGTTCACCGTCGACGCCCGTGGCCTGATCGTCCGGCTCGTCGGTAGTGAGACCTACTTCGGCACGAACAGCGCGGACCTGTCCGACCAGGCGAAGTCGATCATGGACGCGATCGCCCCGGTCCTGAAGACGAGCCACCACGACGTCAGCGTCGAGGGGCACGCCGACCAGCGGAACTCGACGGCGCCGTACGCCACCAACTGGGAGCTCAGCGCGGCACGGGCGACGGGGGTGCTGCGCGACCTGGTCGAGCGCGGCGGGATGCCGGGCGACCACGTGCAGAGCGTCGGCTTCGGGTCGAGCCGACCGCTCGCGAAGGGCGGGACGGACCAGGACCTCGCCCTGAACCGACGGGTCGACATCGTGGTGCTGTCGAACGCCGACCAGGACGTCAGCGCGCTGATGCCGGCACTGGCGAAGGCGCAGGACGGAGCACGCCAGGGCTGA
- a CDS encoding flagellar FlbD family protein, whose product MIVVTRLNGSAFAVNPDLVERIHETPDTTLIMVDGAKYIVRESMADVIDLIAAYRARIVGMAYGTDLPNTRNATGPQPTLTAVAPLRTQDGGR is encoded by the coding sequence ATGATCGTCGTCACACGACTCAACGGCAGCGCATTCGCTGTGAACCCCGACCTCGTGGAGCGCATCCACGAGACGCCGGACACGACACTCATCATGGTCGACGGGGCGAAGTACATCGTCCGCGAGTCCATGGCCGACGTCATCGACCTGATCGCCGCGTACCGCGCTCGCATCGTCGGCATGGCCTACGGCACCGACCTGCCGAACACGCGGAACGCCACCGGCCCCCAGCCGACGCTCACCGCGGTCGCACCCCTCCGCACGCAGGACGGGGGTCGCTGA
- the fliQ gene encoding flagellar biosynthesis protein FliQ produces the protein MNQQAVIDLVLQALLVAGKLAAPVLVTSLVVGFAISLFQSVTQIQEVTLSFVPKAVAVAIALVVCGNWMISEMVAFTHVAFDMIPKLLGSG, from the coding sequence ATGAACCAGCAGGCCGTCATCGACCTGGTCCTCCAGGCGCTCCTGGTCGCGGGCAAGCTCGCCGCTCCGGTGCTCGTCACGTCGCTCGTCGTCGGGTTCGCGATCTCGCTGTTCCAGTCCGTGACCCAGATCCAGGAAGTCACGCTCTCGTTCGTGCCGAAGGCCGTCGCGGTCGCGATCGCCCTGGTCGTCTGCGGCAACTGGATGATCTCCGAGATGGTGGCGTTCACGCACGTCGCCTTCGACATGATCCCGAAGCTCCTCGGGAGCGGCTGA
- the fliP gene encoding flagellar type III secretion system pore protein FliP (The bacterial flagellar biogenesis protein FliP forms a type III secretion system (T3SS)-type pore required for flagellar assembly.): MLTATGAHAAGVVEPTAPATPTAPANGDFSVSVNGPDGTPSSAVVTLIGITLLSVAPALMLMMTSFTKIFVVLAMTRNALGLQSIPPNQVIAGLALFLSLFVMAPVLGHINDDALQPYLAGHLDFDQAVEIGTKPLRTFMLHQTRDEDVALITRAAGLDNPKSMADVPMTTVIPAFIISELRSAFIIGFVIFIPFLVIDLVVSAALMSMGMMMLPPVMISLPFKILLFVLVDGWGLIITSLIESYHVV, translated from the coding sequence ATGCTCACCGCGACCGGTGCCCACGCCGCCGGCGTCGTCGAACCGACCGCCCCCGCGACGCCGACCGCTCCCGCGAACGGCGACTTCAGCGTCAGCGTGAACGGCCCGGACGGCACCCCGTCGTCAGCCGTCGTGACGCTCATCGGCATCACGCTGCTCAGCGTCGCCCCGGCGCTCATGCTCATGATGACGTCGTTCACGAAGATCTTCGTCGTCCTCGCGATGACCCGGAACGCCCTGGGCCTGCAGTCGATCCCGCCGAACCAGGTGATCGCGGGCTTGGCGCTGTTCCTGTCGCTGTTCGTGATGGCACCGGTGCTCGGGCACATCAACGACGACGCCCTGCAGCCCTACCTCGCCGGCCACCTCGACTTCGACCAGGCCGTCGAGATCGGCACCAAGCCGCTCAGGACCTTCATGCTGCACCAGACCCGCGACGAGGACGTCGCCCTGATCACCCGCGCGGCGGGGCTCGACAACCCGAAGTCGATGGCCGACGTGCCGATGACGACCGTCATCCCGGCGTTCATCATCTCGGAGCTCCGCAGCGCGTTCATCATCGGGTTCGTCATCTTCATCCCGTTCCTGGTGATCGACCTCGTCGTCTCGGCGGCACTCATGTCGATGGGCATGATGATGCTCCCGCCGGTCATGATCTCGCTGCCCTTCAAGATCCTGCTCTTCGTCCTGGTCGACGGCTGGGGCCTCATCATCACGTCGCTCATCGAGAGTTACCACGTTGTCTAG
- a CDS encoding MotA/TolQ/ExbB proton channel family protein — translation MDIATIIGILLAFGALFGMVEMEHVELAGLFLPAPMLLVFGATIGCGIASTTLKDAIASFKAVPKAFTGKVTPPQSVIDDVVGLAETARSNGLLALEQEADKHDDPFMKKALQNIADGTDGDELRILLEDEIESNAAPTRSASAFFMGLGGFAPTVGIIGTVVSLTHVLANLGKPDELGPLIASAFVATLWGLLTANFMWLPIGGKLRKLAQLESDRQTLLMEGLLAVQAGSQPRLLGERLKAMVPPAARAETTKRKAGKNDQDADADDQQLAA, via the coding sequence GTGGACATCGCGACGATCATCGGGATCCTGCTCGCCTTCGGCGCCCTGTTCGGCATGGTCGAGATGGAGCACGTCGAACTCGCCGGGCTGTTCCTGCCCGCGCCGATGCTGCTCGTGTTCGGTGCCACCATCGGTTGCGGGATCGCGAGCACCACGCTGAAGGACGCCATCGCGAGCTTCAAGGCCGTCCCGAAGGCGTTCACGGGCAAGGTCACGCCGCCGCAGTCGGTCATCGACGACGTCGTGGGCCTGGCGGAGACGGCTCGGTCGAACGGTCTGCTCGCCCTCGAGCAGGAGGCCGACAAGCACGACGACCCGTTCATGAAGAAGGCGCTGCAGAACATCGCGGACGGCACCGACGGCGACGAGCTGCGGATCCTGCTCGAGGACGAGATCGAGTCGAACGCGGCCCCCACGCGCAGTGCCAGTGCGTTCTTCATGGGGCTCGGCGGCTTCGCCCCGACGGTCGGCATCATCGGTACCGTCGTCTCCCTGACCCACGTGCTCGCGAACCTCGGCAAGCCCGACGAGCTCGGCCCCCTCATCGCGAGCGCGTTCGTCGCGACCCTGTGGGGCCTGCTCACCGCGAACTTCATGTGGCTGCCGATCGGCGGCAAGCTCCGGAAGCTCGCACAGCTCGAGTCGGACCGCCAGACGCTCCTGATGGAGGGCCTGCTCGCGGTCCAGGCCGGCAGCCAGCCCCGCCTGCTCGGTGAACGCCTGAAGGCGATGGTGCCGCCGGCCGCACGCGCCGAGACCACGAAGCGCAAAGCCGGCAAGAACGACCAGGACGCCGACGCCGACGACCAGCAGCTGGCGGCCTGA
- a CDS encoding EscU/YscU/HrcU family type III secretion system export apparatus switch protein encodes MSDSGEKSEKATQKRMQEVHRKGQLGRSQDLGAWIGIAVVALMVPSMIGNAAAAGTAQLVAVQSVIANPTIGTMNHVFGDAMASVGATLGPMLAVVLVAVTAAAVAQGGVHVRKLAPEASHFDPIAGLRRVFGVQALWNGAKALLKTTVVGLVLWFAVQGLMPVLMTSGSLPLSAVLEAAADGAGTLLRAAIAAGLVLAAIDVLVVIRRNRKRTMMTKREVKDEQKKSDGDPLVKGQRRSRQLAMSRNRMIQAVGTADVVMTNPTHYAVALKYEPGKAAPRVVAKGAGPVADVIRARAEEDRVPIVRDVPLTRALHAACELGHEIPVDLYTPVARVLSFVMALKARGAAAGTHAPPRPTTPDEVASVIDPATLTGDLRPRKLRAPRIAETPTEGLPA; translated from the coding sequence GTGTCCGATAGTGGTGAGAAGTCCGAGAAGGCCACCCAGAAGCGCATGCAGGAGGTCCACCGGAAGGGCCAGCTCGGCCGGTCCCAAGACCTCGGTGCGTGGATCGGCATCGCCGTCGTCGCACTCATGGTGCCGTCGATGATCGGCAACGCGGCAGCCGCGGGCACAGCACAGCTCGTCGCCGTGCAGTCCGTCATCGCGAACCCGACCATCGGCACCATGAACCACGTGTTCGGCGATGCGATGGCGAGCGTCGGCGCGACCCTCGGCCCGATGCTCGCGGTGGTGCTCGTCGCCGTCACCGCGGCCGCCGTCGCGCAGGGCGGGGTGCACGTCCGGAAACTCGCGCCCGAGGCCTCGCACTTCGACCCCATCGCGGGCCTGAGGCGCGTGTTCGGCGTCCAGGCGCTGTGGAACGGGGCGAAGGCCCTGCTGAAGACCACCGTCGTCGGGCTCGTGCTCTGGTTCGCCGTGCAGGGCCTGATGCCCGTGCTCATGACCAGCGGCTCGCTGCCGTTGTCCGCCGTGCTCGAGGCAGCAGCGGACGGCGCGGGCACCCTGCTCCGCGCCGCGATCGCCGCCGGGCTGGTCCTCGCCGCGATCGACGTGCTCGTGGTCATCCGCCGCAACCGCAAGCGCACCATGATGACCAAGCGCGAGGTCAAGGACGAGCAGAAGAAGAGCGACGGTGACCCGCTCGTGAAGGGCCAGCGCCGCTCCCGCCAGCTCGCGATGAGCCGCAACCGGATGATCCAGGCGGTCGGCACCGCGGACGTCGTCATGACGAACCCGACCCACTACGCCGTCGCGCTCAAGTACGAGCCGGGCAAGGCCGCACCGCGGGTGGTCGCGAAGGGCGCCGGGCCCGTCGCCGACGTCATCCGTGCCCGGGCGGAGGAGGACCGTGTGCCGATCGTGCGCGACGTCCCGCTCACCCGCGCGCTGCACGCCGCGTGCGAGCTCGGGCACGAGATCCCCGTCGACCTGTACACGCCGGTCGCCCGAGTGTTGTCGTTCGTGATGGCCCTGAAGGCCCGCGGCGCAGCGGCCGGCACCCACGCACCGCCGAGGCCGACCACGCCCGACGAGGTCGCGAGCGTCATCGACCCGGCCACGTTGACCGGTGACCTCCGCCCCCGCAAGCTCCGCGCACCGCGCATCGCCGAGACCCCGACCGAAGGACTCCCCGCATGA
- a CDS encoding DUF475 domain-containing protein, protein MATRSLLTVPLLITVAAAAAAWFVLGPAAALAFVALALLEIAMAADSSVPMAGIAGRLHSPARRLFLSLGIVAGVLAMRLLLPPAAVAVGDATDPASSVQEAVFAPGSFSAHLAEVRPALAAFGAAFIWLVFAEYLFNTDRAPRRSWLGRLEARLASVARPRVWSLVTAATGVAVTAVLVGVDRAWSPGALLPVVLGGAAGIAAYLGSKRVAAWALDGVGSDTASIGVGRGAWRIHAYASTVVFERGLVVFMLFEILDGVYSLSGSGTLGADGLGALEQAAVAVAAIGVGAVFLARLTSRLDEAAGLKRLRYLKAGAAYVLGVLAVLLWASLLVPIPGVVVAWFGSVVIGSALASSLPWRAWWRRVSRRPHAV, encoded by the coding sequence ATGGCCACGAGATCGCTCTTGACCGTCCCCCTGCTCATCACCGTCGCGGCCGCCGCGGCGGCATGGTTCGTCCTCGGCCCCGCCGCCGCCCTGGCGTTCGTCGCACTCGCGCTCCTGGAGATCGCGATGGCCGCCGACTCGTCGGTGCCGATGGCCGGCATCGCCGGACGGCTGCACTCCCCTGCCCGACGGCTGTTCCTGTCGCTCGGGATCGTCGCGGGCGTCCTCGCGATGCGGCTGCTCCTGCCGCCGGCGGCGGTCGCGGTCGGCGACGCGACCGACCCCGCGAGCTCCGTGCAGGAGGCCGTCTTCGCCCCCGGCTCGTTCTCGGCGCACCTCGCCGAGGTGCGCCCCGCCCTCGCCGCCTTCGGCGCCGCCTTCATCTGGCTCGTGTTCGCCGAGTACCTGTTCAACACGGACCGTGCGCCGCGCAGGTCCTGGCTGGGCCGCCTGGAGGCCCGGCTCGCCTCTGTCGCGCGTCCTCGCGTCTGGTCGCTGGTCACCGCTGCGACGGGGGTCGCCGTCACGGCCGTCCTCGTCGGCGTCGACCGTGCGTGGTCGCCGGGTGCCCTGCTGCCGGTCGTGCTCGGCGGTGCGGCGGGCATCGCCGCGTACCTCGGGTCGAAGCGCGTCGCCGCGTGGGCGCTCGACGGGGTCGGCTCGGACACCGCGTCGATCGGGGTCGGGCGGGGTGCCTGGCGGATCCACGCCTACGCGTCGACGGTGGTCTTCGAGCGGGGGCTCGTGGTGTTCATGCTGTTCGAGATCCTGGACGGCGTGTACAGCCTGTCGGGCTCCGGAACCCTCGGCGCCGACGGCCTCGGCGCGCTCGAACAGGCGGCGGTCGCGGTGGCGGCGATCGGCGTCGGTGCCGTGTTCCTGGCGCGGTTGACCTCGCGGTTGGACGAGGCCGCGGGACTGAAGCGGCTGCGGTACCTGAAGGCCGGGGCGGCGTACGTGCTCGGCGTGCTCGCGGTGCTGCTGTGGGCGAGCCTGCTCGTGCCGATCCCCGGGGTGGTCGTCGCCTGGTTCGGCAGCGTGGTGATCGGTTCGGCGCTCGCGAGCTCGTTGCCGTGGCGTGCGTGGTGGCGTCGGGTGTCGCGGCGTCCGCACGCCGTCTGA